In Marasmius oreades isolate 03SP1 chromosome 3, whole genome shotgun sequence, a single window of DNA contains:
- a CDS encoding uncharacterized protein (BUSCO:EOG09261HB6), with product MTLNLNSHKTQLVATAITASCATLGLVTALNTYTRRHRRKNLNEDVVRSITSHGSNFGLRYEDFRDDAQENVGAERPQNSSVDLGLPYDEELIREQLARNYAFFGEEGMKKIREKSVVVVGCGGVGSWAAVMLVRSGISKIRLVDFDYVTLSSLNRHATALLGDVGTPKVKCIERTLKQISRWVEVDSRVDIWRKEEGGLLLEGYDWVVDAIDNIQTKVDLLKYCHSNDIKVFSSMGAGAKCDPTRVQISDISYTVYDPLARSVRRRLRLLGISSGIPVVYSTEVPGDVKLLPLPEEEFQKGPVKELGVFDDFRVRILPVLGPLPSIFGLFIATYILCELAGKPIMNPLPIKNRRKLYERLLRDFLHCEERLTNQTLNRLPLDEDDISFIFEDLYRGRSVIPPHEVPTKPSLVRWDLRKPLDLGNVVVMEEKDAVKHLKACRPEEGLIVPPSEVWGKEVEDIVRGRTGEVERYLAWNNQ from the exons ATGACCTTGAACCTGAACTCACACAAAACTCAACTAGTCGCTACAGCGATCACAGCGTCTTGCGCAACTCTAGGTCTTGTTACCGCTCTCAACACCTATACACGCCGACATCGAAGAAAAAACCTGAATGAGGATGTCGTTCGTTCCATTACCAGCCATGGATCAAACTTCGGGCTTCGGTATGAAGACTTTCGCGACGATGCCCAAGAAAATGTAGGGGCTGAACGGCCCCAGAACAGTTCAGTGGACCTTGGGCTTCCTTACGACGAAGAACTAATACGAGAGCAACTGGCAAGAAACTACGCGTTTTTTGGAGAGGAGGGAATGAAGAAAATCAGAGAAAAGAGTGTCGTGGTTGTAGGTTGTGGTGGCGTTGGTAGTTGGGCAGCCGTCATGCTCGTGAGATC TGGGATATCAAAAATTCGACTTGTTGATTTTGACTATGTCACACTGTCTTCTCTGAACCGCCACGCTACGGCACTCCTCGGCGACGTCGGGACACCCAAAGTGAAATGCATAGAGCGAACATTGAAACAGATATCGCGGTGGGTGGAAGTGGACTCACGTGTAGACATTTGGCGGAAGGAAGAGGGTGGGCTCCTCTTAGAAGGTTACGATTGGGTCGTAG ACGCGATTGACAACATTCAGACGAAAGTTGACCTTCTGAAGTACTGCCATTCTAATGATATCAAG GTCTTCTCTTCAATGGGCGCAGGTGCCAAATGCGATCCAACTCGAGTCCAAATAAGCGACATATCATACACGGTATATGACCCACTGGCACGTTCAGTTCGGCGTCGCTTGCGACTCCTAGGCATCTCTTCTGGTATACCTGTGGTGTATTCGACCGAGGTCCCAGGCGACGTAAAACTGTTACCGCTTCCGGAAGAGGAATTCCAGAAAGGGCCCGTCAAAGAACTGGGCGTGTTTGACGACTTTAGAGTGAGAATCTTGCCAGTACTTG GACCTCTTCCCTCAATCTTTGGACTTTTTATAGCTACATACATACTATGTGAACTGGCGGGAAAGCCCATAATGAATCCCCTCCCGATCAAGAACAGAAGGAAGCTGTATGAACGGTTACTGAGGGACTTCTTACACTGCGAGGAAAGATTGACAAACCAGACCTTGAA CCGACTGCCCCTGGATGAAGACGACATCTCGTTTATCTTTGAGGACCTCTATCGTGGAAGATCTGTCATTCCGCCCCATGAGGTACCCACAAAGCCTTCGCTGGTGCGATGGGATTTACGCAAGCCGCTCGACTTAGGAAACGTAGTTGTcatggaagagaaggatgcGGTAAAGCACTTGAAAGCTTGCCGGCCAGAGGAGGGGTTGATTGTACCACCGTCGGAGGTTTGGGGGAAGGAAGTGGAGGATATAGTTAGGGGAAGGACAGGAGAGGTTGAGCGGTATCTAGCGTGGAACAATCAATAG
- a CDS encoding uncharacterized protein (BUSCO:EOG09260Z3X), which yields MAIRSRTPSSGGSQSMFKKRSTQSLSPTMASAASYLSAVSQADARARTARSPTPTPTATPALSFASTTSSEPTTDIDELDEDDEKFISPLSVPFRPPTSEQVFNTVHTEFGHCASEEFRLTSAHKPGAPIHGHVDKDPPYYILLSTYISYLVLICLGHMRDFLGKRFHPKAYRHLMPHDGYASLNSDFDSFYTRRLKVRMDECFAQPVTGVAGRTIVLLDRVSLDYNRTQVPTGNKTRALNISSYNYLGFAQARGGCADVVEEAIKRYGISTCGSRLEGGTSELHTVAEELVARFVGAEDALISSMGFATNSTIIPALVGKGCLVISDELNHSSIRFGVRQSGAHVRMFRHNDMRSLESLLREVISQGQPKTHRPWKKIMLIVEGLYSMEGTMVNLPAIMNLKESYKFYLFVDEAHSIGAIGPNGRGIADYFGIDPRSIDILMGTFTKSFGAAGGYIAGKKDVIDRLRVKGYSGTYAEAMSIPLLSQVIASMASIMGVTTPTVSSSNSSSTIAIRSHAANGNGHLTDDEYHHPGPVSSKILPSWMTLPPELSSGEEGRTRLRRLAFNSFYLHRGLDKLGFITYGHPASPIVPLILFNPGKMMMFHRMMKDREVPIVVVVVAYPATPLITTRVRFCVSASHTKEDIDCVLRACDEIGDIMDLKHGLAPADRWSIDEICDRAVELVSLPEA from the exons ATGGCCATTAGAAGCAGGACGCCGTCTTCCGGAGGGTCTCAGTCAATGTTCAAGAAGCGTTCCACCCAGTCCCTATCTCCCACTATGGCATCCGCTGCCTCTTACCTCTCAGCGGTTTCCCAAGCGGATGCTCGTGCCAGGACAGCAAGGTCTCCGACGCCGACGCCGACCGCGACCCCAGCTCTCTCATTCGCTTCAACCACTTCATCTGAACCCACCACAGACATTGACGAActcgatgaagacgacgagaaATTTATCAGTCCACTCTCCGTTCCCTTCCGTCCTCCAACCTCTGAGCAAGTTTTCAACACCGTCCACACCGAATTCGGACACTGTGCTAGTGAAGAATTTCGCCTTACCAGTGCTCATAAACCTGGGGCTCCTATCCATGGGCATGTCGACAAAGACCCGCCTTACTACATTCTTCTCTCAACCTACATTAGCTATCTCGTCTTGATTTGCTTGGGACATATGCGCGATTTTTTGGGCAAGAGGTTTCATCCGAAGGCATACAGACATTTGATGCCTCACGAC GGATATGCATCGCTGAATTCAGACTTTGACTCGTTCTATACACGTAGATTGAAAGTGCGCATGGACGAATGTTTCGCGCAGCCTGTGACTGGCGTTGCTGGACGTACCATTGTTCTTCTCGACCGTGTCTCCCTCGACTACAACCGAACACAAGTCCCCACTGGAAATAAAACGCGTGCTCTGAATATTTCTTCATACAATTACCTTGGATTTGCTCAGGCTCGTGGAGGGTGTGCCGATGTCGTAGAAGAGGCCATCAAAAGATACGGTATCAGCACTTGTGGTTCACGTTTGGAGGGTGGTACCAGCGAACTCCACACAGTTGCTGAAGAACTTGTCGCACGATTTGTTGGAGCCGAGGATGCGTTGATTTCCTCCATGGGTTTCGCTACCAACTCTACAATTATTCCTGCACTCGTTGGAAAGGGGTGCTTGGTTATTTCGGATGAGCTTAATCATTCTTCGATTAGGTTTGGCGTCAGGCAGAGTGGTGCACACGTTAGGATGTTTAGGCATAACGACATGAGGTCTCTCGAGTCGCTCCTTCGAGAGGTCATCAGTCAGGGTCAGCCCAAGACTCACCGCCCATGGAAGAAGATCATGTTGATCGTCGAAGGTTTATACAGCATGGAAGGTACAATGGTTAACCTTCCAGCTATTATGAATCTGAAGGAAAGCTACAAG TTCTATCTCTTCGTGGACGAGGCCCATTCCATCGGCGCCATTGGGCCTAATGGGCGTGGTATTGCGGATTATTTCGGAATTGATCCTAGATCAATCGATATCCTCATGGGCACCTTCACCAAGTCTTTCGGGGCAGCGGGTGGTTACATAGCTGGCAAAAAGGATGTCATTGATCGTCTTCGTGTCAAAGGTTACTCTGGCACTTATGCAGAAGCCATGTCGATTCCTCTTCTTTCGCAAGTCATCGCCAGCATGGCAAGTATCATGGGCGTCACTACTCCTACGGTCTCCTCGAGCAATAGTTCGAGCACCATTGCCATCCGAAGCCACGCTGCCAACGGGAACGGTCATTTGACAGACGATGAATACCATCATCCAGGCCCCGTTTCATCCAAGATATTACCATCTTGGATGACGCTACCTCCCGAGCTCTCTTCTGGTGAAGAAGGACGAACCCGCCTTCGTCGTCTCGCGTTCAACTCATTCTACCTTCACCGTGGCCTTGATAAACTCGGCTTCATCACATATGGACATCCAGCATCACCCATCGTTCCGCTCATCTTGTTCAATCCTGGTaagatgatgatgttccATCGGATGATGAAGGATCGCGAGGTCCCGAttgtcgttgtcgtcgtCGCGTACCCGGCGACACCTCTCATCACGACCAGAGTCAGATTCTGCGTTAGTGCATCTCACACGAAAGAGGATATCGATTGTGTCCTCAGAGCCTGTGATGAAATTGGCGACATTATGGATCTGAAGCATGGACTTGCGCCAGCTGATAGATGGAGTATAGACGAGATTTGTGATCGGGCGGTCGAGCTGGTCAGCTTGCCAGAGGCGTAG